CTCCCACAGCAGGAGACAGGGACTGCACGTACGCATGTCTCCTGGCCTCTCTACCTGCCTGCTCCTGCCCTAAGTATGGCTGCACCCTTGCACACTGCAtcaggcccagctccctgcctcccgGTACCTCCCGGTGGGAATCAGGGCATGCTCAGACCACGGGCACCCCCTTCCCACAGTCTGGGAgctgcccagcacctgctgcgtGTCCCTCAGCATTGCCTTAATGCTCAGTGGGGGCAGCTGTTGGTGACAGCCCCACCCACCTACACACACAGACTCCATGTCCCACCAGGGACCCTGCCACGGAGCAGAGCGCGTGCTGACacgtgtgtacatgcatgcatacaaCACAGTTTATGTGCTTGGTGTAGAGCAGACGTCTAGAGGTTTGAATACACGAGTGAGCCAGTGAACAAATAGCACAGGCTTTGCACAGCTGTAGGAGAACTGGGGCCAGCATGCGTGGCCTTGCCCACGTGGGCGGGCCGTCaggagtggggatggggagaggacTGTGGGGGGCACCCACCATGGTGCCCTTGTTGCCGGAGCGGTAAGGACACCACAGCTGCCCCCTGGGTCTCTACTCGGTGCTCCGAGCCCAGGAGACACTTGGCTTGTTTGTCAGCGGAGTGTAAAATGAGCCAAGATGACCCAAGCGTTGAGCAAGGGCCAAGTCCACAGGCGGGCCTTGTGGATGGCCGACCTGCCCTCACTGCCTACCTCCTTGTCATGCCCCCGCAGCCTCCGCAGCCTTCCTGGTGTCACTGTACGTGAAGGACGTCTGGCTGGGGGCCCTGCGGCCTGACACCCTCAGCACCTACGTCCGCATGGTCTGCAAGGCGGCAGCCTGCGCCCGGGGCCAGGGCGAAGAGGAGGAGGAACCGGTGGTCACGCTCTGCGCGGGCCTCGCCACCTGCAGCCAGCACGCCTGAGACGCCCCAACTCCCACACTGCCACAGCCGCCAGGTCCTGCCAGAAAACCAGGGGCACAGATTCGAGGGGAGCCCGGCACATGGACTGGGTTCACTCTCGGCCCTCGGTGGGGGACAGGGCACCCCATACTGGCCCTGCCCGCTGGAGCGGGCTCTGACCTGTAGTGGGCCTCTCCGCTATGAACTGTGTCAAAAAGGTGTCAGAACCTTTTTGGACAAGCCTGAAGACGGACACTAAGCCTTCTGGAAGAAGCCATGCCAGCTTTTTGtgcgatttctttttttgttttttaagaaagctCCCGCCAGGGTTGCTGAATATTTTATTAAGGAGAAGGAATTGTGCTTGATCATTACCGTGTGTGTGACATCGAATAAGCTGCGTTTTTCGGCAGCCGCACCTCAGACACGGTGGATTGCATCAACTCCCGCTAATAAACGCCTGTTTTTGTAAGGCGTTTCTGTTTCACTTGTCGCTCCATGGAGACTGTTCGTCCCTCATCCAGGGCTGGAGCATCTCACACACTTCACCAGGAAGCATCTTACCGTCCCTCGGAAGGCCCTCCTGCACACCCCGTGTCCACCGGGATGGGGCTGGTCTCTGCTCTGTTCGCCCACCCAGTACCCAGAGCCCCGAGGGGCATGCCTGCACTTGGCCGTGCCGCCAGAGTGCCTCAGGCTGTGCAGTATGCACAGAGGCTTGCTGGCCTGTGGCCCTTCCCGCAGTGGGAAAGCAAGGATCGTCACCCTCCTGCCACAGCACTCCCCTCCGACAGCCCTCGGAGGCGGGAATCCCCCCAGTAGACTTAGGTTGGACTCAGGCCTGCTCAGGTCCAGCCAGGGTCATGTGTCCATCCCACCGTCTTTACAGTTCCCTCCCATCCTTTTGAACGGCTCACTGGCATGCCTTTTTCTTGTTGAGTATGCCAAGAGGTGCTGTCCAGGAAGGTCTTAGTCACCCGGGTTGGGGGAACAGTGTCCGCCTgtgtccacctgcagcccagTGAAGACTGAATGGGATGTGCAGCTGTACTGCCAGACAGTGTGCTTCACAAGCACCCAGGGGTGAGGGTGGAACCTCACATCTACACACTAACATCGTGTGAAGTCCCGCAAGTCATATAGGTACTACAGCGGCCTCTGTAAGGGAACTGAGGACCCCTGCATCCTGGCAGGCCCCATGGCTGCCACAGGAcagttgcaattttttaaaaagacttatttatttttattacaatttcaaatatacagaaagaaggagagacagagaggaagatcttccatccaatgattcacttcccaagagactgcaatggccagaagaactaagctgatctgaagccaggagccacgggcttctttcgggtctcccatgtgggtgcagggtcccaaggctttgggctgtcagggaccaggccacaagcagggagctggacgggaagtagagctgctggaacacaaactggcgcccatatgggatgctggtgcttggaagtgggtgattagccagttgagccatcgcctAACAACTACATTTTAGAGGCTATAGTCAGAACAAAGCCCACCTGCCTCTTACTGACGGCTGTGGGATGTGTTGGCAGGAGGGAGGTTGGTAAAAGGATTGAGTTTTCCAGGTTTTGTGTGATATGCCCTGCTGCCTTCTTTGCCCAGGCCAGAGCAGTAGCAAGTAGAGGACTGAATCTTTGGGGATCTCAGATCTGGCCCAGTCAGAGGCCCATCGCTGCCAGCTTCCAGGTGATCTGTGCCAGCATTGGAGGCTGCGGTCCCTTCTGGGGCACAGCTGCTGGCTGCCCTCCCATGGGTTCTGTCCCCAAAAAGCCATAAGGACAGATGTGGGATATGACTGCGGTACCCCGACTACAGGCTGGCCTAGCAGTGTGGACATTGGTGCCCACTGGGCTCTGCAAGCCtccccaacctcccaaccacatAGGCACAGCCTGGCCAAGTGAGCCCAGGGGCCACGGAGTGTTCCAGAAGgagcctggcattgtggtgcagcaagttaaacatcccatatcagagtgtccaTTTAAGTTGCGGCGGCTCTACTTCAtccacaccagctccctgctgatgtgccagggaaagcagcagaggatggcccaagtgcttgggcccctgcatccacatgggacacctggaagaggcacctggctccaaGCTGTTTTGgacgtttggagaatgaaccagtagatggaagagctccgtCTCCCTgcctctaccattcaaataaagcaaatcttcttttaaaaaataatagtttcaGAAGAAATGGGGCAGTGGCATCATGAGAACTAGCCAACAAGGGTTTTTCATCTTCAGGTATCTACATTTTATTTACCTAGCCTTCCCAAAATGGCCCTGACCCAGTCATTACCCACTGGAGCTATCCACTGCTGGAAACGGGCTTTGGGCAGAGGTGTTGCGGGTGCCACTGGCTGGGAGTTCCCCAGCCCCCTGGGCCAAGGTGCAGGCTCTATTTGCAGAGACCTCTGGCTGAGCCTGCTCCCAACGTCAGCAGGCACTGCAGGATTCCCAGTGGAATGCACACTCCTGGGTGAGTGCTGCAGGGGGCCGCaaccgtggtggtggtggtggtggtggtggtggtggtgatggcaggAGAGGGTCCAGTGGCTTCGCTACAGTCTCCgtcagctccagctctgctccctggctcccccaccctgcccttggCGGGCCTTCCGCAAccaggaggggaggtggaggcTGAAGCTCCACGGGCATGCGTGGCGGGACTGCAGACTGGTCCTGTGAACACATGGAGCATAAAGGGCGTGTGGCATCAGAGAGGCAGGCTGAGCACTTCCCAGGCCCCACTCCTGTCTGGCCAGAGCCAGCGGGCAAGGCAGCAGGGGAGGTCAGCCCAGCTCACAGAGCCAGGCCTCCCTACAGCTCACAGCTTTCTCCTGGAGGGTGCTGGGCAAGCTGACCTCGCATCCAGCCACTTGCTGGAGTCTGGCTCATTCCTACTCACACACCAGGCTAAGGAATCTACCTCCCCTGGTGGATTCTCTAGCCTGACAAAATTGGGGGGTAAATGgacttggcagctccacttccgatccactcTTCTGGAAGAACCAGGAGGCCcaacacccaggaaggcagcagagtggctcaagtactcagtccctgcatccacttgggagacctggatggagttccaggctcctggtttcagccccacccagccctgatttttgggaccatttgagaaatgaaccaacaggtgtgagattttctctctctctctccttgtcaccctacttttcaaataaataaaaatgaatctgagACCACCAAACACAGGCTGCTGACCTGGGCTTAAGGGGAACAGCTGCTGTGTGTCCCCTAGGGCCAAgaactcctccccacccccccagagAGGAATAACCTTTGCCCTCACAAGCTGTCCCTGGCACAGGACTTGCTATGAGTCCCCTCggagaggcagaaggaaaaaagatGTTATTAGTGTATGTGGTGCTCTATCACTGTGGCAAAATATCTGAGTTGTAGAAGCTGAAAGCACAGGTTTCTTCATGGCTCAAAAGCTGGTGCCGGCCTCTGCTCTGTGCCCTCTGCtttgctgtctctgctgcccagcaggtggcgcagcctgcacctgctcctggatTCTGCGCCCCAAGGCTTCAGTTGATGGACACAATGGTCCTCCAGTAACCCGCTGCCTTCTGGGTCAGTTGTCCAACCCTGGCCCCATCAGCTGTGGGCAGGGAATAGGGTCCCCAGGGCGTGACGGCCACCAGGCATCTTACACAGGGAAGAACATGGAACCAGCAGGGGCTGGGTTGCTTCGGCGGCTCCTATCTGGTGCCtctagtttattttattattattattattattatacttttgacaatttttacatagttaattagggtaggaaatttcaagggctacaggaaagtgggtaagactattatttccaccttgtttccttcatgtaacTGAGActaagggggattttaagggagaagccccacccagtctcccacccgccccatGCTCCAGTTTAACCATCAGGGCGGTGGCAAGAAGGAACACACAACCCTCCAGCCTGTGCTCTCTGCCAGCTTTGTGCCCAAAGCAGCTGAAAGCCTCACAGCACCAGTTGGTGACAGAGTGGCCAGACCTGCCCAAGCTGTGGGCCCTGTTTTCCAGGGGAGTGACTTGGCATTGGTTTTGGTGGCCCATGGGGTCAATGTCAgccttgttctttcttttcttttttaactgatAGATTTGCTAGGTCATAAAGGTCACTGTTCCAAGCCAGTCTTTGGACACTCACAGCTGTGCAACCCTGATCTCATTGGAGGGCATGTTGTCATCCTTTCCTCCTCTTGCAAAGAAATCCATCAGCAACCACACCTCCTCCTCTCCACAGCCCTCCATCCCCAGGGGCCTCGGCAACCCAGCTAATCTGCTTCCTGTCCATAGATGGCTCTGCCCTCTTTTGATATCACTGGCATTTGGGTGGCACTTGGCAGGGAAGCTTTGTTAGCAAGCAGTGCGTCCTCTATGGCTCAATTCTGAACCAGAAGATTTGCAAATGCCTGCATGGGAGGGACCTGCTAACCTGCCCCCAAACAAAAACACTAGGAAAGCGCACAGGTTGGAACCTGGGACCAGGGCGCACTCGGTCTAGTGCAGAGTGAGCCCTCCACTGCGCACACCTGACTCAGTGGAGCCATGTGGTGTGTTATCACCGGTCATTTCGCAGAGGCTACCTGCACCGCGCTGCTCTGGGGACTCGGGGGTGGGAGCGGGGAGGTGGAATGAGTGTCAGTGGCCTGCATCCCTGACCCCTCTCACCTCACGGGCAGGGAGCCTGACCAGGACATGAAGAgcaggatgaggaagaggagcaCCACGAAGGCAGCCAGGCTCACCCAAAAGGCGATGACGATGGAATCTGTGGAAGGAAGGGAAGCCACTCAGGGCTCAGAGTGGGGGTTGGACCCCGCCCCCTGCAAGGTCTGGGAAGGGGTCTCTGAGGACAGAGGCAAGGGCAGGCTTCCAGGAACGCAGGCCCCTGGGGTTAGAGATCCTGAAGAAGGTGGAGCTGGTGCCCTGGGGGGCGCTGCCTGCTCAGGAGAGGCTACCCTCTGGCTCAGTTCAGGGCAGTGGCCAGAAGGAACACACAGTTTCCCAGCCTTTGCTCTCTGCCGAATTTGTGGCCCAAGGCAGGTGGAAGCCACAAAACCCTCTTGGCCAAAATAAgtgtcttttaatttcactttgcatgaactattttttaaaaaagatttatttatttttattggaaaggcggctCTTCGTTTGCCGGTTCACTCCTCCAGATGGCTACGATGACctgagctgttccgaagccaggagccaggaacctcttctgggtctcccatgtggatacagaatcctaaagccttgggccatcctctgctgctttcccaggccacaaacggggagctggatgggaaggaatcctggtgcttggaggtggaggatgagccaattgAGCATTGAGTCGGGTCCCACATGAACTCTTTTGAAGGGTTCAGAGAGCACATTGGCTTAGTTGGTTGACTCCAGGTTAGGATGAGGAATCCCCCGAAGGGAGATGCAGCACAGCCTGCTATCTGCAATCTTTTCCTGGCCCCAGCAGCTGGTGTCTGCGACCCCCTGAACCACCAGTGCGCATCCGGGGGAGATGAGACGGGAGGCTTACAGGGCAAGGAAGGGAGGACAGAAACTTCTCCACAATGGACCAGCCTTCCTCCGCGTCACCCTACTGGGGGTTCCCTGTGAGCAGCCAACAAGCCTGAGTGCCTTTAGACTTTTCCAGCACTGGAAAGTGGCAGTTTGGGCCCCTGAAACACAATGTTCTCTGCAGTAAGGACAGCAAGGAAACCAAAAAAAATGTGATACCCTTGACAGCCTTCCTGACAGTGCTCCCAAGTTCCTGGTACAGGGAAGGGCAAGCTGCTAGCCAGCAGCCTCTGGGCCTGACACTGTGTTCCTGTAGGGAAGCAGGGGTGACTGGGTGCTCATTTCCTGCCTGGGACAGCCAGTGCACGCATGGGAAAGGGGCGGGGCCTCCGTGTGGGACTCTACTCAATGGGAGGAGTCCCTGGCAGGAACTGCTACAGATGTCTAGCCCATGCACTGTTACTCTGAGCACTGACACCTGCAGAAAACTAGGAGACAcggcccctgccccacccctgagggagggagggcaggatgaGAGCCCAGCAGCTATCGTAATGTGTGCAGGGCAGCCACTAAGTCACAGCTGCCTCGTGTTGTTTGTCCTGTGAGCTTAGCCCGGAGAACCCGGCCACAGTGTTCAGTTCAGGGTGCCACAACTGGCTTCTCAAATCAGGGACAAGAAGGAGatgtgggagccaggctgggggttctttgtctgCTTTTAGTTATTTgttggaaagagacagagatcctccatccattgggtcactccccagatggccgcaacaaccagagctgagctaattcaaagccaggaggcaggggccaggagcttcttctgggtcttccatgtgggtggcaggagcccaa
This sequence is a window from Ochotona princeps isolate mOchPri1 chromosome 3, mOchPri1.hap1, whole genome shotgun sequence. Protein-coding genes within it:
- the MRAP gene encoding melanocortin-2 receptor accessory protein, with protein sequence MANRTNASAPSSGYEYYLDYLDLIPVDEKRLRANKHSIVIAFWVSLAAFVVLLFLILLFMSWSGSLPVRTSLQSRHACPWSFSLHLPSWLRKARQGQGGGAREQSWS